A window of Flavobacterium psychrophilum genomic DNA:
ATTTTTTCCTGAAATGCAAAAAAAGCGCGTTGAGATGCTTTCTCTTCTGCCTTTTTCTTAGAAGTGGCTCTGGCGCGTGCAATTATCCTGCCGTCTATTTTGAGTTTTACAGCAAAATGCTTCTGTCCTTCAGTACCATTGTCTTCGTAAACCTCGTACTGAAAGCTTTTCTTTTGTTTTTGGCACCATTCTATAACAAGGCTTTTGTAGCTTATAACCTTGCCTTCCAGTTTAGGAATATCTACATAAGGGGCAATTACTTTTTTCTGGATAAATTTCTCGCACCATACAAAGCCGCGATCAAGATAGATAGCGCCAATAAGGGCTTCAAAAAGATTGCCGTGAATGTTTTCGCCAAAATGCTGTGCCGATACTTTGCTCTCTACCCATTTTATAAGGTTAAGGTCGCGGCCAAGCTCGTTAAGATGCTCGCGGCTCACAATTTTAGAACGCATTTTGGTAAGATAGCCTTCGTCTCCTGTAGGAACTTCGTTAAACAGGTGTGCGGCAATTACAGAGCCTAACATAGCGTCGCCCAAAAACTCCAGTCTCTCGTAATTTACGGGATGCCCGTTTTCGTCCAGCTTGTTAGACGACCTGTGGGTAAATGCCCTGCGGTAGTGGGTAATTTCGGTTGGCTGAAAGCCAAGTATTTTGGTCATCTCCTCAAAAAAAATCCCGTCTTCCGGAGAGAGACGGGTATTTTTAGAGAATATTTTTTTAATGATACCCATAATCTGGTATTATTAAAGATCTATTTTTTTCACAAGTACACAAGCATTGTGTCCGCCAAACCCAAAGGTATTACTCATTACCACTTTCATGTCTCTTTTCTGAGCCTTGTTAAAGGTAAAGTTAAGCTTAGGGTCTATGTTCTCATCATCCGTAAAGTGGTTGATAGTTGGTGGTACAATACCGTGTTTTATAGACAGGATAGAAGCTATAGTCTCGATGGCTCCGGCAGCACCTAAAAGGTGGCCTGTCATAGATTTTGTAGAGTTTAGGTTAAGGTTGTAAGCATGTTCACCAAAAACTTCAATAATAGCTTTAGATTCTGCTATGTCGCCAAGAGGTGTAGATGTACCGTGCATGTTAACACCGTCTACATCTTCCGGTTTTAAGCCGGCATCCCTTAAGCAGTTTATCATAACATTGCGTGCGCCAAGCCCTTCCGGGTGTGGAGCAGTAATGTGGTGTGCATCGGCACTCATACCTCCGCCGCCAACTTCGCAATATATAGTTGCGCCCCTTGCAATAGCGTGCTCATACTCTTCAAGTACAAGTGCACCTGCCCCTTCGCCAAGAACAAAACCTTCACGGTCTTTATCCATTGGGCGGGATGCCGTTTGCGGGTCGTCGTTTCTTGTAGAAAGTGCGTGCATAGCGTTAAAACCGCCCATGCCCGCAATTGTAACTGCTGCTTCACTACCACCGGTAAGAATAACATCTGCATGTCCTAACCTAATGTAGTTAAATGCGTCTATCATAGCATTGGTAGACGATGCACAAGCAGAAACCGTTGTAAAGTTAGGTCCCCTGAAGCCATATTTTATAGAGATGTGGCCTCCGGCAATGTCTGCAATCATTTTAGGGATAAAGAATGGGTTAAATTTAGGTACTCCCGGTCCTTTGGCCCAGTTGATAACTTCCTCCTGGAAAGTTTCAAGTCCGCCAATACCAGAGCCCCATATTACGCCAACTCTGTCTTTATCTAAAGTGTCAAAGTCAAATTTTGCATCTTTAACCGCTTCATCTGTAGCAACAATGGCATACTGAGCGTAACGGTCCATTTTTCTTGCTTCTTTACGGTCTATAAAATCTTCAACATTGAAATTTTTTACCTCACAGGCAAATTTAGTCTTGAAGTTAGTCGTGTCGAAATAAGTAATAGGGGCAGCACCGCTTACTCCGTTAATAAGCGCATTCCAGTATTCTTCAACGTTATTTCCTATAGGTGTAAGTGCTCCCAGTCCTGTTACTACAACTCTTCTTAATTTCATAAGGTCAATTTTATAGTTTCAAATTTATAGAACAATACCCATGTGCTCTACTAAAAGATAAGAAAACATGGGCATTGGTGATATTTTTTTATGAAAGTGCTTTATCTTTAAAAGACTCTCATCTTTTTTCGGGTGATTTTGGCCTTAATTTTCCAATAAATAATAACATCCATGTAATTAAGCACTACATGGATGTTTAATATTTATTATTTTTTTGCTTCTTCGATGTAAGAAATAGCCTGACCAACAGTAGAAATGTTTTCTGCCTGATCATCCGGAATCTGAATGTCAAATTCTTTTTCAAACTCCATAATAAGCTCAACAGTGTCTAATGAATCCGCTCCTAGATCATTTGTGAAGCTAGCTTCTGTTACAACCTCGTTTTCGTCAACACCTAATTTGTCTACGATAATCGCTTTTACTCTTGATGCAATGTCTGACATAATCTTTAATTTTAGAATTTAAATTGAATGGCAAAAATAAAAAACTTTATTTTAAAACCGCATCTTCGTCAAAAAATGTAGCACTAAAGTAGAAAATTAATTTTAGAATGTTCTTAAAACGCCGTTATTTTGCAGGATATTAAACTTTTTCGCGTACCGTAAAATTCTTTCCAAAAAATGAAAAAAATCATCCTTTTTGCTTCAGGTGGGGGCTCTAATGCAGAGCAGATCATGCAGTATTTCGACGAGAAACAGGGTTATGCCGTGTCTGCCGTGCTAACAAACAACCCAAATGCGGGAGTTATAGAAAGAGCAAAAAAGTATAATATACCTACATATGTATTCGATCGCGAAGCTCTAAATGAAGGAAAAGTGCTTCAATGGGTAAACGAAATCACCCCGGACCTGATAGTTCTTGCCGGATTTTTGTGGAAATTCCCGTCAGACATCATAGGTCACTATCCTCATAAAGTAATAAATATACATCCGGCACTGCTTCCAAATTATGGTGGAAAAGGTATGTACGGAATGAACGTGCACCGTGCGGTTCATGAAAATAAAGAGAAAGAAAGTGGAATTACCATTCATTATGTAAATGATAATTATGACGAAGGCAATGTTATTTACCAGCATGCCGTTGCGATAGAAGAGTGTCTTAGTCCCGAAGAAGTTTCGCTTAAAGTGCTAGCATTAGAGCATGAGCATTTTCCGAGGGTTATTGAGGAGATTTTAAGTCAGTAAAATTTTGAAAATGAAACGATTTGAAAATTTGAAAATTTTAGGGGTCGTCATAATTATGATGATGTTGTTTGTTAGCTGTGATGATAACAAAAAGACAGTGAAAATGCCTATATCCTTTAAGCAGGAGAACTGTGACGCTGATTTCGATATATTCTTTAAAAAGTTCGCTTCGGATAGTGTTTTTCAAAAGCTCCATGTAAAGTTTCCTTTGAGAAACAGTCATCTCAATGATGATTACAATGATATGATTAGGAAAGATATTCCTCTTTCAAAATATACATTTATAGATTTCGGTAGGCATAAAGACGCGATGAAAAATGAATATGATAAGTTTAATGTAGAGGTTAAAAAGAGTAAAGACAGTGTTTTCTACTTCATGAAAGGCTACGATAACGGAATAATGACAGAGATGAAATTTTATTACGATGGAAGTTGCTGGAAGATGGTAGAAATAGTTGATCAGTCGACGTAACAAATAACCAAATCTACAAATAACCAAACCGCCAAGAAAATGCATACAGTACATATATATACAGATGGCGCAGCCAAGGGAAACCCTGGTCCCGGAGGCTATGGCGTGGTCATGGAGTTGGTGGGGCAATCCTACCGTAAGGAGTTTTACGAAGGTTTTCGCCTTACGACCAACAACCGTATGGAGCTGCTTGCTGTAATTGTAGGGCTTGAAAAGCTAAAAACACCGGGTACCAGTGTTCTTGTAATATCAGATTCTAAATATGTGGTTGACTCTGTGTCTAAAGGCTGGGTTTTTGGCTGGGAGAAAAAAGGCTATAAAGACAAGAAGAATCCCGACCTTTGGAAGCGTTTCCTTATTATATACCGTCAGCATAAAGTCGACTTTAAATGGATAAAGGGGCATAACAACCATCCTCAAAATGAGCGTTGCGACCAATTAGCGGTTATGGCATCTACCCAGCCGCAACTGAATATCGATGCGTATTATGAAAATATAGGCAGGCACGCTCAATAACTAAAATCAAAATAATGAATATTACCTCATATACATCTATTGACAATTTAAGCTTTACAGACTCTTACGATACAGTAAAATCTAAACTTGAATACGACTTCGAAGAAAATACTACAGAGATTATGGATATTATCTATCCGGTATCATATGTAGAAGCCTTAGATATGGTTATTCAGTTTAGTGTAAATGGTTCTGGAATTCGATTTTTTGAGTTTTTCCAGCCTAAAATGGAGCTGCTTTGTGGTGATGCAAAAGTTTCGGGTAATTACGTAGAGGTGTTACGCCAGGTAAGGGAGATTGATGAGGATATTGAACAGGATAATGATGGCTTTGTTTCGGCTAAACTTGGTATTACTGTTAACCGTCAGCTTGAAGGCGGACTTTATTCCAGCAAGGTAGAAGGTCTTATTGTTTTTAGTAAAGATTACTTTGAAGAGCCTGAAGCAGACGAAGACGATTTTTTAAAGTTTTACCTGGGTTATAATCCGTTTGATGGGGAAGGTGAAGAGTAATTATTGTTTTGGTTTGTTTTTGTAATTCTACTAGGCATAGTGCAGCAGTTCTACGTCTAAAAATCCAAAAATCAGATTTTCCAATCTACCATTTAATCTCAGCATCGAGAATTTTGGTGAGTGCTTTTCTTGCTTTTTTGTTCTCGCTGTTAAAGCCGGCATTTATAA
This region includes:
- a CDS encoding acyl carrier protein encodes the protein MSDIASRVKAIIVDKLGVDENEVVTEASFTNDLGADSLDTVELIMEFEKEFDIQIPDDQAENISTVGQAISYIEEAKK
- a CDS encoding 3-oxoacyl-ACP synthase, producing the protein MKLRRVVVTGLGALTPIGNNVEEYWNALINGVSGAAPITYFDTTNFKTKFACEVKNFNVEDFIDRKEARKMDRYAQYAIVATDEAVKDAKFDFDTLDKDRVGVIWGSGIGGLETFQEEVINWAKGPGVPKFNPFFIPKMIADIAGGHISIKYGFRGPNFTTVSACASSTNAMIDAFNYIRLGHADVILTGGSEAAVTIAGMGGFNAMHALSTRNDDPQTASRPMDKDREGFVLGEGAGALVLEEYEHAIARGATIYCEVGGGGMSADAHHITAPHPEGLGARNVMINCLRDAGLKPEDVDGVNMHGTSTPLGDIAESKAIIEVFGEHAYNLNLNSTKSMTGHLLGAAGAIETIASILSIKHGIVPPTINHFTDDENIDPKLNFTFNKAQKRDMKVVMSNTFGFGGHNACVLVKKIDL
- a CDS encoding ribonuclease HI; this translates as MHTVHIYTDGAAKGNPGPGGYGVVMELVGQSYRKEFYEGFRLTTNNRMELLAVIVGLEKLKTPGTSVLVISDSKYVVDSVSKGWVFGWEKKGYKDKKNPDLWKRFLIIYRQHKVDFKWIKGHNNHPQNERCDQLAVMASTQPQLNIDAYYENIGRHAQ
- a CDS encoding phosphoribosylglycinamide formyltransferase, producing the protein MKKIILFASGGGSNAEQIMQYFDEKQGYAVSAVLTNNPNAGVIERAKKYNIPTYVFDREALNEGKVLQWVNEITPDLIVLAGFLWKFPSDIIGHYPHKVINIHPALLPNYGGKGMYGMNVHRAVHENKEKESGITIHYVNDNYDEGNVIYQHAVAIEECLSPEEVSLKVLALEHEHFPRVIEEILSQ
- a CDS encoding ribonuclease III; this translates as MGIIKKIFSKNTRLSPEDGIFFEEMTKILGFQPTEITHYRRAFTHRSSNKLDENGHPVNYERLEFLGDAMLGSVIAAHLFNEVPTGDEGYLTKMRSKIVSREHLNELGRDLNLIKWVESKVSAQHFGENIHGNLFEALIGAIYLDRGFVWCEKFIQKKVIAPYVDIPKLEGKVISYKSLVIEWCQKQKKSFQYEVYEDNGTEGQKHFAVKLKIDGRIIARARATSKKKAEEKASQRAFFAFQEKINKK